Proteins encoded within one genomic window of Argiope bruennichi chromosome 7, qqArgBrue1.1, whole genome shotgun sequence:
- the LOC129975208 gene encoding elongation factor 1-alpha, translated as MPKDKTHINIVVIGHVDSGKSTTTGHLIYKCGGIDKRTIEKFEKEAQEMGKGSFKYAWVLDKLKAERERGITIDITLWKFETSKYYVTVIDAPGHRDFIKNMITGTSQADCAVLIVAAGTGEFEAGISKNGQTREHALLAYTLGVKQMIVGVNKMDTTEPPFSESRFEEIKKEVSAYIKKIGYNPATVPFVPISGWNGDNMLEPSTNMPWYKGWAIERKSGKHEGKTLLQALDVMEPPSRPLDKPLRLPLQDVYKIGGIGTVPVGRVETGILKPGTVVTFAPANITTEVKSVEMHHESLTEAVPGDNVGFNVKNVSVKELRRGYVCGDSKDTPPKSTEEFTAQVIVLNHPGQISNGYTPVLDCHTAHIACKFREIKEKCDRRTGKKIEDNPKFIKSGDAAIVELVPSKPMCVETFTDFPPLGRFAVRDMRQTVAVGVIKSVKPKDVSGKVTKAAEKAQKKK; from the exons ATGCCTAAGGATAAGACTCATATCAATATTGTGGTTATTGGCCATGTAGATTCTGGTAAAAGTACCACAACCGGACATCTTATTTACAAATGTGGTGGTATCGACAAAAGAACAATTGAAAAATTCGAAAAGGAAGCTCAGGAG atgggAAAAGGTTCCTTTAAATATGCCTGGGTTTTGGACAAATTGAAAGCTGAGAGAGAACGTGGTATCACTATTGACATTACGCTTTGGAAATTCGAAACTTCTAAATATTATGTTACAGTTATTGATGCTCCAGGCCACAgagattttatcaaaaacatgATTACTGGTACATCTCAG gcTGATTGTGCTGTTCTGATTGTTGCTGCTGGTACTGGTGAATTTGAAGCTGGTATCTCAAAGAATGGTCAAACTAGAGAGCATGCACTTCTAGCTTATACATTAGGTGTAAAACAAATGATAGTGGGTGTAAATAAAATGGATACTACCGAGCCACCCTTCAGTGAA TCTCGATTTGAAGAAATCAAGAAAGAAGTTTCAGCTTACATTAAGAAGATTGGTTACAATCCTGCTACTGTGCCATTTGTTCCTATTTCTGGATGGAATGGAGATAACATGTTGGAGCCTAGCACTAATATGCCTTGGTACAAAGGATGGGCTATTGAACGAAAGAGTGGCAAGCATGAAGGAAAAACTCTTCTGCAAGCTTTGGATGTAATGGAGCCTCCATCAAGACCCTTGGACAAACCTCTTCGATTACCTCTTCAGGATGTCTACAAAATTGGAG GTATTGGAACTGTGCCTGTTGGCCGAGTTGAAACTGGTATTTTGAAACCTGGTACTGTTGTAACTTTTGCTCCAGCCAACATCACTACTGAAGTCAAGTCTGTTGAAATGCATCACGAGTCTCTTACAGAAGCTGTACCAGGAGATAATGTGGGTTTTAACGTAAAGAACGTTTCCGTTAAG gAATTGCGTCGTGGATATGTATGCGGTGACAGCAAGGATACTCCCCCCAAGAGCACTGAAGAATTTACTGCTCAGGTTATTGTCTTGAACCACCCTGGACAAATTTCTAATGGTTATACTCCCGTTTTGGATTGCCACACAGCCCACATTGCCTGCAAGTTCAGGGAAATCAAGGAAAAGTGCGATCGTCGTACTGGCAAGAAAATTGaag ATAACCCTAAATTCATCAAGTCTGGGGATGCTGCAATTGTCGAATTGGTGCCAAGCAAACCCATGTGTGTGGAAACCTTTACCGATTTCCCACCTCTGGGTCGTTTTGCTGTCCGTGACATGAGGCAGACCGTCGCTGTCGGAGTCATCAAGTCAGTCAAGCCTAAGGATGTCTCTGGCAAGGTCACCAAAGCTGCTGAGAAGGCCCAGAAGAAGAAATAA